In Anaerolineales bacterium, the following are encoded in one genomic region:
- a CDS encoding amidohydrolase family protein, whose product MDAGLSQYAEGAVAVKGDSIVAVGTQAQLAAQYQAAETVDCGGKVLMPGLVNAHTHVPMTLLRGLADDTRLDVWLLGYMMPVERQFVNPEFVRLGTSIGAAEFIRSGVTSFADMYYFESAVAEATAAAGLRGVLGQTVMQFPAPDAKSYEDSLALTREFIEEWLGHPLVVPAVSPHAPYTCTAEILQACAALAVEYDVPLHTHIAETAFEVENARRDWGMPVVPYVKKQNLFDAKVLAAHCVHIDTGEINTLLHHRAGVSHNPSSNLKLASGAAPVAEMLKVGLNVGIGTDGPASNNDLDMFEEVRLAAFLSKFRTNDPTSLPAQTALLMATRLGAQAMHIGHLTGSLEPGKRADLILVDIHKLHNSPHFTRDPNGVYAQIVYASKSTDVSDVMVNGKWLMRAHQLLTLNETELVEQAADLAKQIDQFLITRESSVHSKLVAIGGARQEQSFEVQVKVKVDDAETVLKALENAEFEKVYSRHYREFDTYFKFEGEDSVLRYREDEFLDELGKVDHVRYRLTLMGEPHEREFPSDVMLSRSRFIAPADQSLRFYREYFKPSKEIQVVKERRRWLVRFRDTEFYVNLDFVDRPDLGTYLEVKSRTWSRKDAEHKSVLVLELVKALGISTAETEAREYVRIAEDSR is encoded by the coding sequence ATGGACGCCGGGTTGAGCCAGTATGCCGAGGGCGCTGTGGCGGTCAAAGGCGACAGCATCGTCGCCGTCGGAACGCAGGCGCAGCTGGCCGCCCAGTACCAGGCCGCCGAAACCGTGGATTGCGGCGGCAAGGTGCTAATGCCCGGGCTGGTCAATGCCCACACGCATGTGCCCATGACCCTGCTGCGCGGCCTGGCAGACGATACCCGCCTGGATGTCTGGCTGCTGGGTTACATGATGCCGGTGGAGCGCCAGTTCGTGAATCCGGAGTTCGTGCGCCTGGGCACCTCGATCGGCGCGGCGGAATTCATTCGCTCCGGCGTCACCAGCTTTGCCGATATGTATTATTTCGAATCCGCCGTGGCGGAAGCCACTGCCGCGGCCGGCCTGCGCGGCGTGCTCGGCCAGACCGTCATGCAGTTCCCTGCACCAGACGCCAAGTCTTACGAAGACTCACTGGCGCTCACCCGTGAATTTATTGAAGAATGGCTCGGGCACCCGCTGGTGGTGCCGGCTGTCTCTCCGCATGCTCCCTATACCTGCACTGCCGAGATCCTGCAGGCCTGCGCTGCCCTGGCCGTGGAATACGACGTGCCGCTGCATACCCACATCGCCGAGACCGCCTTCGAGGTGGAAAACGCCCGCCGTGACTGGGGCATGCCGGTGGTGCCGTACGTCAAGAAGCAGAATCTCTTTGACGCCAAGGTGCTGGCGGCCCACTGTGTGCATATCGACACTGGCGAGATCAACACGCTCTTGCACCACCGTGCCGGCGTCTCCCACAACCCCTCCTCCAACCTCAAGCTGGCCTCCGGGGCCGCCCCGGTGGCGGAGATGCTCAAGGTTGGCCTCAATGTCGGCATCGGCACGGACGGACCCGCCTCCAACAACGACCTGGACATGTTCGAGGAAGTGCGCCTGGCCGCTTTCCTCTCCAAGTTCCGCACCAATGACCCCACCTCGCTCCCCGCCCAGACTGCGCTGCTGATGGCCACCCGTCTGGGCGCCCAGGCCATGCACATCGGCCACCTGACCGGCTCGCTGGAGCCGGGCAAGCGCGCTGACCTGATCCTGGTGGACATTCACAAACTGCACAATTCGCCGCACTTCACGCGTGACCCCAACGGGGTCTACGCCCAGATCGTCTATGCCAGCAAGTCCACCGACGTCAGCGATGTGATGGTCAACGGCAAATGGCTGATGCGCGCCCACCAGCTGCTCACGCTGAACGAGACCGAGCTGGTGGAGCAGGCGGCAGACCTGGCCAAGCAGATCGACCAGTTCCTCATCACGCGTGAATCTTCGGTGCACTCCAAGCTGGTCGCCATTGGCGGCGCCCGCCAGGAGCAAAGCTTCGAGGTGCAGGTCAAGGTCAAGGTGGACGATGCCGAGACGGTCTTGAAAGCCCTGGAAAATGCCGAGTTCGAGAAGGTCTATTCACGCCACTATCGTGAGTTCGACACCTATTTCAAGTTCGAAGGCGAAGACAGCGTGCTGCGCTATCGGGAAGATGAATTCCTGGATGAGCTGGGCAAGGTGGACCATGTGCGCTATCGCCTAACCCTGATGGGCGAGCCGCACGAACGTGAATTTCCCAGTGATGTGATGCTCTCTCGCAGCCGGTTTATTGCCCCGGCGGACCAAAGCCTGCGCTTTTATCGCGAGTACTTCAAGCCGTCCAAGGAAATCCAAGTGGTCAAGGAACGCCGCCGCTGGTTGGTGCGTTTCCGCGACACCGAGTTCTATGTCAACCTCGACTTCGTAGACCGCCCTGACTTGGGCACCTACCTGGAGGTCAAAAGCCGCACCTGGAGCCGCAAGGACGCCGAGCACAAGTCGGTTCTGGTTCTGGAGTTGGTCAAGGCCCTGGGGATCTCCACCGCCGAGACCGAAGCCCGCGAATATGTGCGTATCGCCGAGGACAGCCGCTAA
- a CDS encoding response regulator transcription factor yields MSTNDQFQNKRILVVDDEERIVRFIRLNLEQDGFQVVEANTGRQALDKLRQSLPDLMLLDVMLPDLDGFEVLRMVRENHDVPIIMLTAKTEEDDRVRGLELGADDYVTKPFSPRELVSRVRAVLRRTEGREAQGVIQVDERLKIDFDRREVWLEGKLVKLRPTEYRLLYHLVQNAGWVVTHDQILAKVWGYEYRDEPHYVRLYVNYLREKLEEDPANPKYILTERGVGYRFVDYKRQQPTEEAKPKKSKS; encoded by the coding sequence GTGAGTACCAACGACCAGTTTCAGAACAAGCGCATCCTGGTGGTGGACGATGAAGAGCGCATTGTGCGCTTCATCCGCCTCAACCTGGAGCAGGATGGCTTCCAAGTGGTGGAAGCCAACACCGGCCGCCAGGCGCTGGACAAGCTGCGCCAGTCGCTCCCGGACCTGATGCTGCTGGATGTGATGCTGCCCGACCTGGACGGTTTTGAGGTGCTGCGCATGGTGCGCGAGAACCATGACGTGCCCATTATCATGCTGACCGCCAAGACTGAAGAGGACGACCGCGTGCGCGGCCTGGAGCTGGGCGCCGATGACTACGTCACCAAGCCCTTCAGCCCGCGTGAGCTGGTCAGCCGGGTGCGCGCCGTGCTGCGCCGCACCGAAGGGCGCGAGGCGCAGGGCGTCATCCAGGTGGATGAGCGCCTTAAGATCGACTTTGACCGCCGCGAGGTCTGGCTGGAGGGCAAGCTGGTCAAGCTGCGCCCCACGGAATACCGCCTGCTCTACCACTTGGTGCAGAACGCCGGCTGGGTGGTGACCCATGACCAGATCCTGGCCAAGGTCTGGGGCTACGAATATCGCGACGAGCCGCACTACGTGCGTTTGTATGTGAACTACCTGCGTGAGAAGCTGGAAGAAGACCCGGCCAACCCCAAATACATCCTGACCGAGCGCGGGGTGGGCTATCGTTTTGTGGATTACAAACGCCAGCAGCCCACCGAAGAAGCCAAGCCCAAGAAGAGCAAGAGCTAG
- a CDS encoding MFS transporter: MKQHAKVFYALLGNNILVSITNSTVWFALTFFVFLETQSVFATSIISGLYLVLTSASAFWFGSLVDHHKKKDVMLVSSLVSVVIFALGFGVYITAAPGELANVASPRLWLLAPLLLAGVIAGNVRSIAMPTLVSMLFPARERERANGLVGTAFGISFLMTSVFSGLLVGHSGMYLVLILAMVITLAAMLHLWTISVPEKEIVHLEDAPPAKVDVRGTFKLVRGVPGLLALILFTTFNNFLGGVFMALMDAYGLSLVSVEVWGFLWGGLSTAFIIGGLLIARFGLGGQPLRAMFTANIVIWMISSVFTIQPSIVLLAVGCFIYLCVVPFIEAAEHTIIQKVVPVERQGRVFGFAQSIESLASPLTAFFIGPIAQFIFIPFMTTGAGVQLIGEWFGAGPDRGIALVFIVTGVIGLMVTLIAMRSKPYQVLAQRYAAAE, translated from the coding sequence ATGAAACAGCACGCAAAAGTGTTTTACGCCTTGCTGGGCAACAATATTCTGGTCTCGATCACCAATTCCACGGTGTGGTTTGCCCTCACATTTTTTGTCTTTCTGGAAACGCAATCGGTCTTCGCCACTTCGATCATTTCCGGGTTGTACCTGGTGCTTACTTCCGCCTCCGCTTTTTGGTTTGGTTCCCTGGTGGACCATCACAAGAAGAAGGATGTGATGCTGGTTTCCAGCCTGGTCTCGGTGGTCATTTTCGCGCTGGGCTTCGGCGTGTACATCACCGCCGCGCCAGGCGAATTGGCCAATGTGGCCAGCCCGCGCCTGTGGCTGCTGGCCCCGCTGCTGTTGGCCGGCGTGATCGCCGGCAATGTGCGCTCCATCGCCATGCCGACCCTGGTGAGCATGTTGTTCCCAGCCAGGGAGCGCGAACGCGCCAATGGCCTGGTGGGCACCGCCTTCGGCATTTCGTTCCTGATGACCTCGGTCTTCAGCGGCCTGCTGGTCGGCCACTCCGGCATGTATTTGGTGCTCATCCTGGCCATGGTCATCACCCTGGCCGCCATGCTGCACCTGTGGACCATCTCGGTGCCGGAGAAGGAGATCGTCCACCTGGAAGATGCGCCGCCCGCCAAGGTGGACGTGCGCGGCACCTTCAAGCTGGTCAGGGGCGTGCCCGGGCTGCTGGCGCTGATCCTCTTTACCACTTTCAACAATTTCCTCGGCGGCGTTTTTATGGCGCTGATGGACGCCTACGGCCTTTCGCTGGTCTCGGTGGAAGTTTGGGGCTTCCTGTGGGGCGGACTCAGCACGGCCTTCATCATCGGCGGCCTGCTGATCGCCCGTTTCGGCCTGGGCGGCCAGCCCTTGCGGGCCATGTTCACCGCCAACATCGTCATCTGGATGATCAGCTCGGTCTTCACCATCCAGCCGTCCATCGTGCTGCTGGCCGTGGGCTGTTTTATCTACCTGTGTGTGGTGCCCTTCATCGAAGCCGCCGAGCACACCATCATCCAGAAGGTCGTGCCGGTGGAACGCCAGGGCCGCGTCTTCGGCTTCGCCCAAAGCATCGAATCGCTGGCCTCGCCGTTGACCGCCTTTTTCATCGGGCCGATCGCCCAGTTCATCTTCATCCCCTTCATGACCACCGGCGCCGGGGTGCAGTTGATCGGCGAGTGGTTTGGCGCCGGGCCGGACCGCGGCATTGCCCTGGTCTTCATCGTCACCGGCGTGATCGGCCTGATGGTTACGCTGATCGCCATGCGCTCCAAGCCCTACCAGGTGCTGGCCCAGCGCTACGCGGCAGCTGAATAA
- a CDS encoding Hsp20/alpha crystallin family protein, producing MANITRWEPLREIMELRRDWDRVFDDNFFRPLWSDGGRAEGVRSYPAVDLYQTADDVHVKATMPGVKAEDVEIQINGDLLTVKAETQAEEERKDATYHVRERRAHSFVRAITLPVPVKADQAQAEVSEGILHITLPKAEEAKPKVITVKASK from the coding sequence ATGGCAAACATTACTCGTTGGGAACCCTTGCGGGAGATCATGGAGTTGCGCCGCGATTGGGACCGGGTCTTTGACGACAACTTCTTCCGTCCCCTGTGGAGCGACGGTGGCCGCGCAGAGGGTGTCCGTAGCTACCCGGCCGTCGATCTGTATCAGACTGCCGATGACGTTCACGTCAAGGCCACCATGCCCGGCGTGAAGGCCGAGGATGTCGAGATCCAGATCAACGGTGACCTGCTGACCGTCAAGGCTGAAACCCAGGCCGAGGAAGAGCGCAAGGACGCCACTTATCACGTGCGTGAACGCCGCGCCCACTCCTTCGTGCGGGCCATCACCCTGCCGGTCCCGGTCAAAGCTGACCAGGCCCAGGCCGAGGTGAGCGAAGGCATCCTGCACATCACCCTGCCCAAGGCCGAAGAGGCCAAGCCCAAGGTCATCACGGTTAAGGCTAGCAAGTAG
- a CDS encoding PQQ-binding-like beta-propeller repeat protein, protein MADRYEIQEIVGMGGMGSVYRARDKNFKAIRLVAIKEMISQVTDSVVRKNIFQIFEREANILATLRHPTIPRIYDYFSVDERAYLVLEFIHGKNLEQLLSDAKGFFPEQQILGWAVELCDVLEYLHAHKPEPVIFRDIKPSNIMCTLQNHIALVDFGIAKVFEGNQKNTMVGTQGYSPPDQYRGEATPQVDIYALGATLHHLLTLRDPQLEAPFSFAERPITEVNPAVSREFAAVVERALEYKPEDRYANAAEMKEALVNVAQKTGTLLNLNIPAVTAPRAQAMGVKPLWAFACEDELRSSPTFHDGILYQGCYDNNLYALDAANGEFSWKYASDGGIASKPAVFEGNVYFGSEDKRLHVVSARSGRVVWTHYTDGPVRSSPRIAEGHAFIGSDDGFLHAVNTASGRLAWKAEAGSPVRSTPFVSSEYVYFGSEAGDFTCVDFRGEARWRFKAKRGVTSSPVADDGVVYFGSMDNTLYALDAGSGWVIWRFRLGKGSISTPALAGHLLYTGAADQNIYCIDVRSAKEMWRFTTEHQVTGSPVLHRGALYCGSVDGSFYCLEAATGQLRWRFQTGGPITATPTVHEDMVFIGSTDKHIYAFSA, encoded by the coding sequence TTGGCTGATCGCTACGAGATCCAGGAGATCGTCGGCATGGGCGGCATGGGGTCTGTTTACCGCGCCCGGGACAAGAACTTCAAAGCCATTCGCCTGGTGGCCATCAAGGAAATGATCAGCCAGGTGACTGATTCGGTGGTGCGCAAGAACATTTTCCAGATCTTTGAGCGCGAAGCCAATATTCTGGCCACCCTGCGGCACCCCACCATTCCGCGTATTTACGACTATTTCTCGGTGGACGAGCGCGCGTATCTGGTCTTGGAGTTCATCCATGGCAAGAACTTGGAACAGCTGCTCTCAGACGCCAAAGGTTTCTTCCCGGAACAGCAGATTTTGGGCTGGGCGGTGGAACTGTGTGATGTGCTGGAGTATTTGCACGCCCACAAGCCGGAACCGGTCATCTTCCGCGACATCAAACCGTCCAACATTATGTGCACCCTGCAGAACCACATCGCCCTGGTGGATTTCGGCATCGCCAAAGTCTTCGAAGGCAATCAAAAGAACACCATGGTGGGCACACAGGGCTATTCCCCGCCAGACCAGTATCGCGGCGAGGCCACCCCGCAGGTGGATATCTACGCCCTGGGGGCCACACTGCACCACCTGCTGACCCTGCGTGACCCGCAGTTGGAGGCGCCGTTCTCCTTTGCTGAGCGGCCCATCACCGAGGTTAACCCGGCGGTGAGCCGCGAGTTCGCCGCGGTGGTGGAGCGCGCCCTGGAGTACAAGCCAGAGGACCGCTACGCCAATGCCGCCGAGATGAAGGAAGCGCTGGTCAATGTCGCCCAGAAGACCGGCACCCTGCTGAACCTGAACATCCCCGCCGTCACAGCCCCCCGCGCCCAGGCGATGGGCGTCAAGCCTTTATGGGCTTTCGCCTGCGAGGATGAGCTGCGCAGTTCGCCCACCTTCCATGACGGCATCCTCTACCAGGGCTGCTACGACAACAACCTGTATGCGCTGGACGCAGCCAATGGCGAGTTCAGCTGGAAGTACGCCAGCGACGGCGGCATTGCCAGCAAGCCCGCCGTGTTCGAGGGCAATGTCTATTTCGGTTCTGAGGACAAGCGCCTGCACGTGGTGTCTGCCCGCAGCGGCCGCGTGGTCTGGACGCATTACACCGATGGGCCGGTGCGTTCCTCGCCGCGCATCGCCGAGGGACACGCCTTCATCGGCTCCGACGACGGCTTTTTGCACGCGGTCAACACCGCCAGCGGCCGCCTGGCCTGGAAGGCCGAGGCGGGTTCGCCGGTGCGCTCCACGCCCTTCGTCAGCAGCGAGTACGTCTATTTTGGCTCTGAGGCGGGTGATTTCACCTGCGTGGACTTCCGCGGCGAGGCTCGCTGGCGTTTCAAGGCCAAGCGCGGGGTCACTTCTTCGCCGGTGGCCGACGACGGGGTGGTCTATTTCGGTTCGATGGACAATACGCTCTACGCGCTGGACGCCGGCTCCGGCTGGGTGATCTGGCGTTTCCGCCTGGGCAAAGGCAGCATCTCCACCCCGGCCTTGGCTGGTCACCTGCTTTACACCGGCGCGGCGGACCAGAACATCTACTGCATTGATGTGCGCTCGGCTAAGGAGATGTGGCGCTTCACCACCGAGCACCAGGTCACCGGCTCGCCGGTGCTGCACCGCGGTGCGCTGTACTGCGGCTCGGTGGATGGCAGTTTCTATTGCCTGGAGGCCGCCACCGGCCAGCTGCGCTGGCGTTTCCAGACTGGTGGGCCCATCACCGCCACGCCCACCGTGCATGAAGACATGGTCTTTATCGGCTCCACCGACAAGCACATTTACGCCTTTTCCGCGTAA
- a CDS encoding FHA domain-containing protein codes for MTITCSNCAAKVQTGSLFCSQCGAALQENSGVPTMAIGGDAVRPRRSKTSPPTSRIARLALHIVRTGEIIPVGGEGEYVIGRVSSGQSVLPDIDLEPFSAYEAGVSRLHARINVSHEAILITDLGSSNGTLVNEEKVLPHQSHVLHDKDIVSLGHFSVQALIGQD; via the coding sequence GTGACGATCACTTGCTCGAATTGCGCGGCCAAAGTGCAGACCGGCAGCTTGTTTTGCAGCCAGTGCGGCGCCGCGCTGCAAGAGAATAGCGGCGTGCCCACCATGGCCATCGGCGGGGATGCCGTACGCCCGCGGCGTTCCAAAACCAGCCCGCCCACCAGCCGCATCGCCCGCCTGGCCTTGCACATCGTGCGCACCGGCGAGATCATCCCTGTCGGCGGCGAGGGCGAGTATGTGATTGGCCGGGTCAGCAGCGGGCAGTCCGTCCTGCCGGACATCGATTTGGAGCCGTTCAGCGCTTACGAAGCAGGCGTCTCGCGCCTGCACGCCCGCATAAACGTCTCGCATGAGGCGATCCTGATCACAGACCTGGGCTCTTCCAACGGCACCCTGGTGAACGAGGAAAAGGTACTGCCGCACCAAAGCCACGTTCTGCACGACAAGGACATCGTCTCGTTGGGGCACTTCAGCGTTCAGGCACTCATCGGTCAGGATTAA
- a CDS encoding VWA domain-containing protein — protein sequence MTTSYLDNFYARLGISQTASLQDVQRAYRAAARKYHPDANPSAGAQEIFLLVQEAYSVLGDQSRRAEYDLTLPPDINPPADLMVNALYSRSQVTPGEAQQVVYVMLDLMAAELLRGRRPPLNVSLVLDTSTSMAGSRLNQVLKSAMQFIEELEPQDTLSVVAFNDYAELVLPAQPVVNPQLLRARLGALQARGGTEILQGLRAGLVEVRRNMRPNAVNHLLLVTDGRTYGDEAGSLQLAAQAAQLGVPISVIGIGEEWNEAFVDQLAATAGGASLYADKSAQITQLVQRRLTGLNQVYASNVKLHYQAGPGCRLDYAFRLAPDGGMLQGESPLFLGDIPLDGSLSVLLEFSVDARTFREGHVTLAEGDLRLDVPSRVIPATKTRFELTRPVKSVAAPEAPPRALVGAIGKLSLYRMQERAREDLQNGDPQAAAKRLRMLATRLLSGGERGLARQVLNAADEIKQGGSLGDKTGKQIKYGTRALVADFAASGPLSEKETT from the coding sequence ATGACCACCAGCTATTTAGACAACTTCTACGCCCGCCTGGGGATCTCCCAAACGGCTTCATTGCAAGATGTGCAGCGCGCCTATCGCGCTGCGGCGCGCAAGTACCACCCAGACGCCAACCCCAGCGCCGGAGCCCAGGAGATCTTCTTGCTGGTGCAGGAAGCCTATTCCGTACTGGGCGACCAGTCTCGCCGGGCCGAGTACGATCTGACCCTGCCGCCAGACATCAACCCGCCGGCCGACCTGATGGTCAATGCGCTCTACAGCCGCAGCCAGGTGACCCCCGGCGAGGCGCAGCAGGTGGTCTACGTGATGCTCGACCTGATGGCCGCTGAGCTGCTGCGCGGCCGCCGCCCGCCGCTGAACGTCTCGCTGGTGTTGGACACCTCCACCTCCATGGCCGGCTCGCGCCTCAACCAGGTGCTCAAGTCCGCCATGCAGTTTATTGAAGAACTGGAGCCGCAAGACACCCTTTCGGTGGTGGCCTTCAATGACTATGCCGAGCTGGTCTTGCCCGCCCAGCCCGTGGTCAACCCCCAGCTGCTACGTGCCCGCCTAGGCGCCCTGCAGGCCCGCGGCGGCACCGAGATCTTGCAGGGCCTGCGCGCCGGCCTGGTGGAGGTGCGCCGCAACATGCGCCCCAATGCCGTCAATCACCTGCTGCTGGTTACCGACGGCCGCACCTACGGCGATGAAGCCGGCAGCCTGCAGCTGGCCGCCCAGGCGGCGCAGTTGGGCGTGCCTATTTCCGTGATCGGCATTGGCGAGGAGTGGAACGAAGCCTTTGTGGACCAGCTGGCCGCCACAGCCGGCGGCGCCAGCCTGTATGCCGACAAAAGCGCCCAGATCACTCAACTGGTGCAGCGCCGCCTGACCGGCCTCAACCAGGTCTACGCCAGCAATGTCAAACTGCATTACCAGGCTGGCCCTGGCTGCCGCTTGGACTATGCCTTTCGCCTGGCGCCGGATGGCGGCATGCTTCAGGGGGAGTCGCCGCTTTTTCTCGGCGACATCCCGCTGGATGGCAGTCTCAGTGTGCTGCTGGAGTTCAGCGTGGACGCGCGCACCTTTCGGGAAGGCCATGTCACCCTGGCTGAGGGCGACTTGCGGCTGGATGTGCCCAGCCGGGTGATCCCTGCCACCAAAACCCGTTTCGAGCTGACCCGCCCGGTGAAAAGCGTCGCCGCGCCTGAGGCCCCGCCGCGCGCCCTGGTGGGCGCGATTGGCAAGCTTTCGCTGTATCGGATGCAGGAGCGCGCCCGCGAGGACCTGCAAAACGGCGACCCGCAGGCGGCCGCCAAGCGCCTGCGCATGCTGGCCACCCGGCTGCTCTCCGGCGGCGAGCGCGGCCTGGCCCGCCAGGTCTTGAATGCCGCCGACGAAATTAAGCAAGGCGGCAGCCTGGGTGACAAAACCGGAAAACAGATAAAATACGGCACGCGCGCCCTGGTGGCCGACTTTGCGGCCAGCGGGCCGCTGTCTGAAAAGGAAACCACGTGA
- a CDS encoding CinA family nicotinamide mononucleotide deamidase-related protein yields MPSAEILTIGTELLLGEIVDTNTQALARLLRDAGVDLYWTGTVGDNQARIAAAVQLALGRSQVLLCTGGLGPTVDDVTREGIAQALGVELEFREDLLLKLEERFARFKRKPSENNKRQAYLPAGALALENAVGTAPGFLIEHGEQVIISMPGVPGEMHYIMEHGVLPYFEQRYGKGAVIRTRVLHTAGVPESQIDEKLDDLERQTNPTVGLAAHAGSVDVRLTAKADTAAEAEAMLAELESETRRRLGDWVYGADDESLARAALGLLAAVGKRLAVIEKGLDGMVIRSLTGQGNAFVGGEIQGTEMKSKPLPELTDQYVKEVRAEVVLGVELRRADGQADLQIALRGLGPNRDYEFSYGGHPRQAQLWAANLALSLLRTKLIKEHDTLDDPDES; encoded by the coding sequence ATGCCCAGCGCGGAAATTCTCACCATCGGCACCGAGCTGCTGCTCGGCGAGATCGTCGACACCAACACCCAGGCCCTGGCGCGCCTCCTGCGCGACGCCGGGGTCGATTTGTACTGGACCGGCACCGTGGGCGACAACCAGGCCCGCATTGCCGCGGCAGTACAGCTGGCGCTGGGCCGCTCGCAGGTGCTGCTGTGCACCGGCGGCCTGGGGCCGACTGTCGATGACGTGACCCGCGAGGGCATTGCCCAGGCTCTGGGTGTCGAGTTGGAGTTCCGTGAGGATCTCTTGCTCAAGCTGGAAGAGCGCTTTGCACGCTTCAAGCGCAAACCCAGTGAGAACAACAAACGCCAGGCGTACCTGCCGGCCGGGGCGCTGGCCCTCGAGAATGCCGTGGGTACCGCGCCGGGTTTCCTCATTGAGCACGGTGAGCAAGTCATTATTTCCATGCCCGGCGTGCCGGGCGAAATGCACTACATCATGGAGCACGGCGTGCTGCCCTACTTTGAGCAGCGCTACGGCAAAGGCGCCGTGATCCGCACGCGCGTGTTGCACACCGCCGGCGTGCCTGAGTCGCAGATCGACGAGAAGCTGGACGACCTGGAGCGCCAGACCAACCCCACCGTCGGCTTGGCGGCGCACGCCGGTTCTGTGGATGTGCGCCTGACCGCCAAAGCGGACACTGCCGCCGAAGCCGAGGCGATGCTGGCCGAGCTGGAAAGCGAAACCCGCCGGCGCCTGGGTGACTGGGTCTACGGCGCAGACGATGAGAGCCTGGCGCGCGCCGCCCTGGGCTTGCTGGCCGCGGTGGGCAAACGCCTGGCCGTCATTGAAAAGGGCTTGGACGGCATGGTCATCCGCAGCCTGACTGGCCAGGGCAATGCCTTTGTCGGCGGTGAGATCCAAGGCACAGAAATGAAAAGCAAGCCGCTGCCTGAGCTGACCGACCAGTACGTCAAGGAAGTGCGCGCCGAAGTCGTGTTGGGGGTGGAGCTCAGGCGGGCCGATGGGCAAGCCGATTTGCAGATCGCCCTGCGCGGTCTGGGGCCTAACCGCGATTACGAATTCTCCTACGGCGGTCACCCGCGCCAGGCGCAGCTGTGGGCCGCCAACCTGGCGCTCAGCTTGCTGCGCACCAAGCTGATCAAAGAGCACGATACGCTGGATGATCCAGATGAATCCTAG
- a CDS encoding serine/threonine-protein phosphatase, with translation MKRLLDKIFKRKPAAPSRAVTLPLGDADSLAPASRGSGFYHLISGSSLDAGRRRDNNEDALLCINVALGAEQAAQPLGLYAIADGMGGHRNGELASEAAVRAWGSALLGKLYKLLFGPNPQPAEESLRELMEAAVGEAHRAVTKSAPGGGCTLTAALVVGNQMVVAHLGDSRAYAVHRDGRMQQLTRDHTLVQRLQEMGQLSAEEAASHPQKSVLYRALGQGGAAQPEIFISSLPNPGSLLLCSDGLWGVVSDDEIQRIVNSTDSPHLACQKLVQAANHAGGPDNISVILVRATA, from the coding sequence GTGAAACGCTTATTGGACAAGATCTTTAAACGCAAGCCGGCTGCCCCGAGCCGCGCCGTCACGCTGCCGCTGGGCGACGCCGACTCGCTGGCTCCGGCAAGCCGCGGCTCGGGCTTTTATCATTTGATTTCGGGCAGCAGCCTGGACGCCGGCCGCCGCCGGGACAACAACGAAGATGCCTTGTTGTGCATCAATGTCGCGCTGGGCGCCGAACAGGCCGCCCAGCCGCTGGGCCTCTACGCCATCGCCGACGGCATGGGCGGCCACCGCAATGGCGAGCTGGCCAGCGAAGCAGCCGTGCGTGCCTGGGGCAGCGCCTTGCTGGGCAAGCTCTACAAGCTGCTGTTTGGCCCCAACCCGCAACCCGCCGAGGAATCGCTGCGGGAGTTGATGGAGGCTGCCGTCGGCGAAGCGCACCGCGCCGTGACCAAATCTGCTCCCGGCGGCGGCTGCACGCTCACCGCCGCCCTGGTGGTGGGCAACCAAATGGTGGTCGCCCACCTGGGCGACAGCCGTGCCTATGCCGTGCACCGTGACGGCCGCATGCAGCAGCTGACCCGCGACCATACGCTGGTGCAGCGCCTGCAGGAGATGGGCCAACTCAGCGCCGAAGAAGCCGCCAGCCACCCGCAGAAGTCGGTGTTGTACCGGGCGCTGGGGCAGGGCGGGGCGGCCCAGCCGGAGATCTTCATCAGCAGCCTGCCCAACCCGGGCAGCCTGCTGCTCTGCTCGGACGGCCTGTGGGGCGTGGTTTCCGATGACGAGATCCAGCGCATCGTCAACTCGACAGACAGCCCGCACCTGGCCTGTCAGAAGCTGGTGCAGGCCGCCAATCATGCCGGGGGACCGGACAATATTTCTGTGATCTTGGTGCGCGCCACCGCCTAG